GCGCAAACTCACCGACGTTAGAAGATACCGGTTATAATCCCGATTGACCCTTCTTACTTGACGTGACTGTATCATCAAGGTTGGTCGCGATAGCTTTTGGTGGCACCCACTGCCCGACTAAACCAAGGTTTACGCGCGCCGAACTTCATCGGATTAAACGTTAACGGAATAGTGCGTTTGCGGGCAACAATCAAGCTGACACACCCCAACGCCGGCAGATGGGTGCTGATAAAGCGCCCACCTTCTTTATGCCACGGCAACACATGAAAGCGCGACAAATATAAAACTTCATAATTTAATAAACTGAGCCAATCCAATAAGCGCATTTGAGTAAACATGCGGCTAACATGGGGTTGCCGCTGGCGCAATAACGGCACCAACTTCCCTGCCCCTAAGAGACTCATGGGATTAAAGTTGCTGATAACCAACCAGCCGTCATCAATCAGCACCCGATCCACCTCACGTAAAATGCGGTGCGGATCAGCAGCATAGGCTAAAGTATGGGACAGTAAGCAAGCATCGACCGATTTTTCAGCAAAAGGTAACTGATATGGGCTGGCAAGCACCTGCATATTTTTGCCCTGCTCCCCCACATTTACCTGATGGGAGATAGCGCATTTATCGCTGGCAATTTCAGCACTCAAATGGCCTATCTTCAGTAAGTGGAAACCAAAGAATTTCGGCCACCAAGGCTGCAACTGCTGTTCAATTGCCGCACGATAATACTCTCCCCAAGGTAACTCAGCCCAACATGCGGGCGCATCGATCTTTTGGCGTGTTTGTGCTGGTTTCATGTTTTAACTTCTTCTTTCAAACTGTTGCCAATAAAAGAGGTATCTAATGAATCTTATCAGCATTCCAGCATTTCAAGACAATTACATTTGGCTATTGGCCGACGAACAAAAACACTGTGTCATTGTTGACCCCGGTGAATCAGCCCCCGTGCTGGCCGCACTGAGTCAAGGCCAGTACCTTCCTCAGGCCATCTTATTAACCCATCATCATAACGATCACGTTGGGGGTGTCGCTGATTTGCGCCGCCATTTCCCCGAAATTCCGGTCTATGGACCACAAGAAACCGCAAATAAAGGCGCGACAATTATGGTAACTGGGGGTGATCACCTGAGTATTGGCGGCCAAAACTACCAGGTTATTGCCGTTCCCGGCCACACACTTGAGCACATCGCATACTACAGCAAACCTTATCTTTTCTGTGGTGATACACTGTTTTCCGCCGGCTGCGGCAGACTATTTGAGGGCACTCCGGCGCAAATGTACGCGTCTATTCAACAGCTCGCACAACTCCCTGATGAAACCTTAATTTGCAGCGCGCATGAATATACTCTCGCAAATCTTAAGTTTGCCCGTTTTATTCTGCCCTCAGATCAAGACATTGCTACATATCAGCAGC
The sequence above is drawn from the Yersinia enterocolitica subsp. enterocolitica genome and encodes:
- a CDS encoding class I SAM-dependent methyltransferase, whose product is MKPAQTRQKIDAPACWAELPWGEYYRAAIEQQLQPWWPKFFGFHLLKIGHLSAEIASDKCAISHQVNVGEQGKNMQVLASPYQLPFAEKSVDACLLSHTLAYAADPHRILREVDRVLIDDGWLVISNFNPMSLLGAGKLVPLLRQRQPHVSRMFTQMRLLDWLSLLNYEVLYLSRFHVLPWHKEGGRFISTHLPALGCVSLIVARKRTIPLTFNPMKFGARKPWFSRAVGATKSYRDQP
- the gloB gene encoding hydroxyacylglutathione hydrolase, with the translated sequence MNLISIPAFQDNYIWLLADEQKHCVIVDPGESAPVLAALSQGQYLPQAILLTHHHNDHVGGVADLRRHFPEIPVYGPQETANKGATIMVTGGDHLSIGGQNYQVIAVPGHTLEHIAYYSKPYLFCGDTLFSAGCGRLFEGTPAQMYASIQQLAQLPDETLICSAHEYTLANLKFARFILPSDQDIATYQQQIMQLRAKNQPSLPVKLQIERKINVFLRCDDIDLQRKIGVISPPNSLVSVFSELRAQKDRF